The region CGAGAGCCGCATCTCCGAACCCGGCCGCAACGTGCTGGCCCAGATGCACAGCGAGATGGGCGACGTCGACGCCGCCCTGGCCGGGGCGCACGCCGTGGTCGAGGGCGTCTGGCAGACCCAGCGGGTGAGCCACGCCGCCCTCGAGACCCACGCCACCCGAGGCTGGATCTCCAGCGACGGCCGGCTCGTGCTGCGCACCAGCTCGCAGGTGCCGTTCCTGGTGCGCGACGAGCTGTGCCACATCTTCGGGCTCGACCCCGACCGGCTGCGGGTCTTCACCGCCCGCGTCGGCGGCGGTTTCGGCGGCAAGCAGGAACTCATCACCGAAGACCTCGTCACCCTCGCCGTGCTGATCACCAAGCGACCGGTGCAGTACGAGTTCACCCGCACCGACGAGTTCACGGTCTCCAGCCCGCGTCATCCGATGCGCATCGGCGTCAAGCTCGGCGCGACGAGCGACGGCATCCTGACCGCGCTCGCCGTCGACGAACTGATGGACACCGGCGCCTACGGCAACCACGGCATCGGAGTCATGTTCCACAGCGTGCACGAGTCGGTCGCGGTCTACCGCTGCGCCAACAAGCGCGTCGACGCCGAGTCGGTGTACACGAACAACCTGCCCTCCGGAGCGTTCCGCGGCTACGGTCTCGGGCAGGTCATCTTCGCGATCGAGTCGGCGATGGACGAACTCGCCCGCACACTCGACATCGACCCGTTCGAACTGCGCCGCCGCAACGTGATCGTGCCCGGCGACCCGATGGTCGTCACCAACCCGCTCGAGGAGAGCGACCTGGTGGTGGGCAGCTACGGCCTCGACCAGTGCATCGACCTCGTCGAGGCGGCGCTGAAGCGCGGTAACGGTGTCGCTGCGCCGACCGGCCCGACCTGGGTCGAGGGTTCCGGCTCGGGCATAGCGATGATCGCGACCGTTCCGCCGCGCGGACACTACGCCGACACGTCGATCGCCCTGCTCGCCGACGGAAGCTACGAGATCGCCGTGGGCACCGCCGAGTTCGGCAACGGCACGACGACGGTGCACACCCAGCTCGTGGCGACGGCGCTCGGCACGACCGTCGACCGCGTGCGCATCCGCCAGTCCGACACCGACGTGGCCCGCTACGACACGGGCGCGTTCGGCTCGGCCGGCGTCGTCGTGGCAGGCAAGGCCCTGCTCGCCGCGTCGATGAAACTGTCGACGATGATGATCGAACGGGCCGCCGGGTTCACCGACGCCACGGGCGTGCGCACGGTGGTCGCGGGCGGTGTACTCGTCGGGGACACGTTGGTCGCGGCATCCGACCTGCTCGCGGCCGGTCCGCTCATCGCCGACGGCAGCCACGACGGGACCCCGCGTTCGGTGGCGTTCAACGTGCACGGCTTCCGCGTCGCCGTCGACCGCGCGACGGGAGAGGTGCGCATCCTGCAGTCGGTGCAGGCCGCGGATGCCGGGACGGTACTCAATCCGGAACAGCTTCGCGGTCAGATCGAGGGCGGCACGGCACAGGCGATCGGAACCGCCCTGTACGAGGAGATGCTGCTCGACGGCGAGGGGCGCGTCACGACGACGGCGTTCCGCAACTATCACGTGCCGCAGTTCGCCGACATCCCGGAGACCGAGGTGTACTTCGCCGCGACGCACGACGGCATGGGGCCGCTCGGAGCGAAGTCGATGAGCGAGGCGCCGTACAACCCGGTGGCGCCGGCGCTCGCGAACGCGGTGCGCGACGCGATCGGCGTGCGCCCGATGGAGCTGCCGATGTCGCGCGACCGGCTGTGGCGGCTGCTGAGCTAGCTACCTGATGTCGCCGTAGAGCGGCTTCTCGGGCGCCTTCTTGCCGGTCTCCCGCTCCCACGCCTCGAGCTGCTGCGCGAGCGCCTTTGCGAGTTCGAACACCTGCTCCGGGGGGATGCGGATGCGGCTCACCACCTGGCCGGGGACGAGCACCGACTCCGCGCCGGTCTCCGCGTCGACGGTCGGCTGCGGCGGCTGGGTGAGCGCGACGAAGTCCATCACGAACACGTTCGGCGTGTGCCAGACGCTGGCGAAGTCCGCGAACAGGCCGGCGACCGCGGTCGGCGGAAGATCGATCTTGAAGGTCCGCGGGGTCTCGTGCTCAGTCATGGGGCAAGTCTAGGAGCGCGTGGGCGCCGCGAGGCTCGTGGATGCTCCCCCGCGTCTCACGCAGCGGCTCCGTCGTTGCGCCGGTGCGCGCGGAGATGACCTCGGCGAGGATCGACACCGCGGTCTCCTCCGGTGTGCTCGCGCCGAGGTCGAGGCCGATCGGCGAGTGCAGCCGGGCGATTCCGGCTTCGCTCACGCCGCGGTCGCGCAGCGATGCGAGCCGCCGCTCGTGGGTGCGGCGCGAACCCATTGCGCCGACGAACGCCACGGGCAGGGCGAGCGACTGGGCGATGATCTCGGCGTCGAACCGGTCGTCGTGCGCGAGCACGCAGATGACGGTGCGCTCGTCGACCGCCGTGCGCGCGAGCCAGGTCGTCGGCCACTCGACGACGACCTCGGCCGTAGGGAAACGGGCGGGCGTCGCGAACAGTCCGCGCGGGTCGCAGACGGTCACGCGGTAGCCGAGCGCGCCGCCCGCCGCGGCGAGCGCGACCGAGAACTCCATCGCGCCGAAGATGATGAGTCGGGCCGGCGGTGTGGCGACCTCGAAGAACACGTCGACGAGCGTGCCGTCGCAGTCGATCGCGCCGAGCGCCGTCTCACCCATCGCCACGCGGGCGTCGAGCTCGGCAGCGACGCGGCCTTCGAACCGGGAGGGCACGTCGCCGAGAGCGACGGCTACCCCTGTCGGCTCCCCCGCCGCGGCCGCGCGCAGCGCCGCTTCGATCTGCGGGGTGACGACGGTGACGCGGATGCGCAGTTGCCCGCCGCAGGTGAGCCCGACCGCGAAGGCCGTCTCGTCGCTGACACCGTAGTCGACCGTGCGGGCGACACCGTCCGCGAGCACCAGCTCACAGACATCCACCACCGCTCCTTCGACGCAGCCGCCCGCGATCGACCCGATCACCGACGTGCCGTCGAAGGCCATCGAGGTGCCCACCGTGCGCGGCGCGCTGCCCTCGATCGAGACGGCGGTCGCGACGGCGAGCGTGCGCCCGGCGTCGAGTGCGGCGACGAGCCGGTCGGCGATTTCGAACATGCTCCCAGCCTCGCACACGCATGTTTCGCGGGCGTCACGATCGCGTCGGTAGAGTCGGCGCATGAGCGATGCCGTCGACGTGTCCTACCCGCCCGAGCCCTGGTTTCTCGGCGGTTCCCTCTGCGTCTCGGTGTTCCTCGTGCCGATCGCCGACCTGCCGTTCGCGACGCTCCCGATGATCCGGCTCGGGCGTCACGCTATCGTCGGCGCCGCCTTCGCGAACTACGCGCCGGGCGGTGTGCTCGCCTACGACGAACTGCTCGTGGCGACCCCCGTGGTCGTGCGCGGACGGGCGCGCATCACGATCCCGCAGATCT is a window of Conyzicola nivalis DNA encoding:
- a CDS encoding molybdopterin-dependent oxidoreductase, whose translation is MRFEINGESVEAQPEPGQVLRTLLRDLDHFEVKKGCDAGDCGACSVLLEGEPIHSCIYPAHRLEGAHVTTVAGLGTPDHPHPMQQSFVDAAGFQCGFCTAGMIVTASTFTEEDKDDLPRLLKGNLCRCTGYRSIKDAICGVRNTVEAPVGDAAGRSVKAPAGMRVATGTEPYTLDIPTIDAPTLDGTPTAVLHLAVLKSPHAHARILSIDASAAQTLPGVHAVLTHRDSPATLFSTGRHEMRTDDPDDTLVFDTVLRFRGQRVAAVVADTVAIAQRALDLIDVEYELLPAVFDPDAARRPGAPLLHPDKGDESRISEPGRNVLAQMHSEMGDVDAALAGAHAVVEGVWQTQRVSHAALETHATRGWISSDGRLVLRTSSQVPFLVRDELCHIFGLDPDRLRVFTARVGGGFGGKQELITEDLVTLAVLITKRPVQYEFTRTDEFTVSSPRHPMRIGVKLGATSDGILTALAVDELMDTGAYGNHGIGVMFHSVHESVAVYRCANKRVDAESVYTNNLPSGAFRGYGLGQVIFAIESAMDELARTLDIDPFELRRRNVIVPGDPMVVTNPLEESDLVVGSYGLDQCIDLVEAALKRGNGVAAPTGPTWVEGSGSGIAMIATVPPRGHYADTSIALLADGSYEIAVGTAEFGNGTTTVHTQLVATALGTTVDRVRIRQSDTDVARYDTGAFGSAGVVVAGKALLAASMKLSTMMIERAAGFTDATGVRTVVAGGVLVGDTLVAASDLLAAGPLIADGSHDGTPRSVAFNVHGFRVAVDRATGEVRILQSVQAADAGTVLNPEQLRGQIEGGTAQAIGTALYEEMLLDGEGRVTTTAFRNYHVPQFADIPETEVYFAATHDGMGPLGAKSMSEAPYNPVAPALANAVRDAIGVRPMELPMSRDRLWRLLS
- a CDS encoding DUF3467 domain-containing protein produces the protein MTEHETPRTFKIDLPPTAVAGLFADFASVWHTPNVFVMDFVALTQPPQPTVDAETGAESVLVPGQVVSRIRIPPEQVFELAKALAQQLEAWERETGKKAPEKPLYGDIR
- a CDS encoding XdhC family protein, translated to MFEIADRLVAALDAGRTLAVATAVSIEGSAPRTVGTSMAFDGTSVIGSIAGGCVEGAVVDVCELVLADGVARTVDYGVSDETAFAVGLTCGGQLRIRVTVVTPQIEAALRAAAAGEPTGVAVALGDVPSRFEGRVAAELDARVAMGETALGAIDCDGTLVDVFFEVATPPARLIIFGAMEFSVALAAAGGALGYRVTVCDPRGLFATPARFPTAEVVVEWPTTWLARTAVDERTVICVLAHDDRFDAEIIAQSLALPVAFVGAMGSRRTHERRLASLRDRGVSEAGIARLHSPIGLDLGASTPEETAVSILAEVISARTGATTEPLRETRGSIHEPRGAHALLDLPHD